From one Mytilus galloprovincialis chromosome 13, xbMytGall1.hap1.1, whole genome shotgun sequence genomic stretch:
- the LOC143057453 gene encoding uncharacterized protein LOC143057453, translating into MVIPYVIVVLCLVSPSTQFTGLGNTQVFDDAERASIIQTGESFPAQVSVVESPDIGDGGGGGFGGILMMGLPLLLLLALLGGGTALTTTPAPGSVLVSGCPVCSTTVQTTCPTTTTVQCSPTAACPAGFVAVVNGDANKCYLATSTTVTNFGAASAACATVGGQLFEPRSPGELDAVRTSLIAGKFALYLTTMKV; encoded by the exons ATGGTGATTCCGTATGTGATTGTTGTGCTATGTCTTGTGTCGCCATCAACTCAATTCACTGGATTAGGAAATACCCAAGTATTTGATGATGCAGAAAGGGCCTCTATAATTCAAACTGGAGAAAGTTTTCCTGCCCAGGTTTCTGTAGTAGAAAGTCCCGATATAGGAGATGGAGGGGGTGGTGGATTTGGGGGTATTCTTATGATGGGAC ttccACTATTACTCCTATTGGCGCTTCTCGGTGGAGGTACCGCTCTCACAACTACACCTGCTCCAGGAAGTGTTCTGGTCAGTGGATGTCCAGTTTGTTCCACGACAGTACAGACAACATGTCCAACAACAACAACAG TACAATGCAGCCCAACAGCAGCATGTCCAGCAGGTTTCGTGGCTGTTGTCAATGGTGATGCAAATAAATGTTACCTAGCAACATCAACTACTGTGACAAATTTCGGCGCTGCAAGt GCAGCGTGTGCTactgtgggaggacaattgtttgaGCCTAGATCGCCAGGAGAACTTGATGCAGTACGAACTTCTCTTATAGCCG GGAAATTCGCTCTGTATTTAACTACAATGAAAGTATAA